Proteins from one Sphingopyxis terrae subsp. terrae NBRC 15098 genomic window:
- a CDS encoding GFA family protein, with amino-acid sequence MTDSPARASGQCHCGAIRYSMPTAVEHHALCHCSDCRRHAGAPMVGWALVAQADLELSGTPKVYASSEHGRRHFCGDCGTGLFYTNDQIFPGKIDVQSGTLDDPDLIPAGAQIQVAERIGWMEKLDEMPSFVRYPGQE; translated from the coding sequence ATGACCGATTCCCCTGCCCGCGCTTCCGGCCAGTGCCATTGCGGTGCGATCCGATATTCGATGCCGACAGCGGTAGAACATCACGCCCTGTGTCATTGCAGTGATTGCCGCCGCCACGCCGGCGCGCCGATGGTCGGCTGGGCGCTGGTCGCACAGGCCGATCTGGAGCTCAGCGGCACGCCGAAAGTCTACGCCTCCTCGGAGCATGGGCGGCGCCATTTCTGCGGCGATTGCGGTACCGGCCTCTTCTATACCAACGACCAGATTTTCCCCGGCAAGATCGACGTGCAGTCGGGGACGCTCGACGATCCCGACCTGATCCCCGCGGGCGCGCAGATCCAGGTCGCCGAACGGATCGGCTGGATGGAAAAGCTGGATGAGATGCCCAGCTTCGTGCGCTACCCTGGCCAGGAGTGA
- a CDS encoding serine hydrolase domain-containing protein, giving the protein MALTAMPAQAADAGADLNRAWAAGYRAAFTCSALWDGAGKAMADIERDELTGIYPEIEADVRALTADVDQTARRVLVRYRGDMPPRIAQWTGRDGCVALPIGADPASGPGVSPQKRADLDARPWPLGDQGARAPIPRGLTRYEAAVMNIAGFGGRTSALVIVKDGRIVVEHYQAGHDVHTAQRTFSVAKSLAATLIGNAVLRGKLDVAAPAAIAEWQSAGDPRALITTEQLMRMASGLTSDSAGNRTDAIYMGGASVRAWTTQWPLLNPPGSRYRYANNDTLLATLSLKAALTKEGEALDPAAFFDRLGMTRTFVEHDKDGDFILSSQVWTTARDLARLGLLYLNDGVADGERILPADWRRFVSTPSGPQPDGPFGYGAGFWLLDKSAGVPSDAFGAFGNRGQYVIVIPSRRLVIVRQGYDDSAQRLDIAKLTAAVVAGDDKTGTRK; this is encoded by the coding sequence ATGGCGCTCACGGCGATGCCGGCGCAGGCCGCGGACGCGGGGGCCGATCTCAATCGCGCCTGGGCGGCGGGCTATCGCGCCGCCTTCACCTGCTCGGCGCTTTGGGACGGCGCGGGCAAGGCGATGGCCGATATCGAACGCGACGAGCTGACGGGCATCTATCCCGAAATCGAGGCCGACGTCCGCGCGTTGACCGCCGATGTCGACCAGACGGCACGCCGCGTCCTTGTCCGCTATCGCGGCGACATGCCGCCGCGCATCGCGCAGTGGACCGGGCGGGACGGCTGCGTGGCGCTGCCGATTGGCGCCGATCCCGCGTCGGGGCCCGGAGTTTCGCCGCAGAAGCGCGCCGACCTTGACGCCCGGCCATGGCCGCTCGGCGACCAGGGCGCACGCGCGCCGATCCCGCGCGGTCTGACGCGCTATGAAGCGGCGGTGATGAACATTGCCGGTTTCGGCGGGCGGACCAGCGCGCTGGTGATCGTCAAGGACGGCCGGATCGTCGTCGAGCACTATCAAGCCGGGCACGACGTCCATACCGCGCAGCGCACCTTTTCGGTTGCAAAGTCGCTGGCGGCGACGCTGATCGGCAATGCGGTGCTGCGCGGCAAGCTCGACGTGGCCGCGCCCGCGGCGATCGCCGAATGGCAATCGGCTGGCGATCCGCGCGCGCTCATCACCACCGAACAGCTCATGCGGATGGCGAGCGGTCTGACGAGCGACAGCGCCGGCAATCGCACCGATGCCATCTATATGGGCGGCGCATCGGTGCGCGCGTGGACGACGCAGTGGCCGCTGCTCAACCCGCCGGGCAGCCGCTATCGCTACGCCAACAACGACACGCTGCTCGCGACGCTGTCGCTGAAGGCCGCGCTGACGAAGGAGGGCGAGGCGCTCGATCCTGCGGCCTTTTTCGACCGGCTGGGCATGACGCGCACCTTCGTCGAACATGACAAGGATGGCGATTTCATTCTGTCGAGCCAGGTGTGGACGACCGCGCGCGATCTTGCCCGGCTCGGCCTCCTCTATCTCAACGATGGCGTCGCGGACGGTGAGCGCATTCTGCCCGCCGACTGGCGGCGCTTCGTTTCGACGCCGAGCGGCCCGCAGCCGGACGGGCCATTCGGTTATGGTGCCGGTTTCTGGCTGCTCGACAAATCGGCGGGCGTGCCGTCCGATGCTTTCGGCGCTTTCGGCAATCGCGGCCAATATGTGATCGTCATTCCGTCGCGGCGGCTGGTCATCGTCCGGCAGGGCTATGACGACTCGGCGCAGCGGCTCGATATTGCCAAACTCACCGCCGCCGTCGTCGCCGGCGACGACAAGACCGGCACCCGGAAATAA
- a CDS encoding MmcQ/YjbR family DNA-binding protein has protein sequence MSAFRFVDWDDVVAFACALPDVEMALFYGTPCPKVNGKAFVSPGREAGSFHVMCPIEEKELLLETDPGIFWQTPHYEGWPGLLVRFAPADPGRVADVIRRAWWDRAKKAQRAAFGPRP, from the coding sequence GTGAGCGCCTTCCGTTTCGTTGACTGGGACGATGTCGTCGCCTTTGCCTGCGCACTGCCCGATGTCGAAATGGCGCTCTTCTATGGCACTCCTTGCCCGAAAGTGAACGGCAAGGCCTTCGTTTCGCCGGGCCGCGAGGCCGGCAGTTTTCACGTCATGTGCCCGATCGAGGAAAAGGAGCTGTTGCTTGAAACCGACCCCGGTATCTTCTGGCAAACCCCGCATTATGAAGGCTGGCCCGGCCTGCTCGTTCGCTTCGCGCCCGCCGATCCCGGCCGGGTCGCCGACGTCATCCGCCGCGCCTGGTGGGATCGCGCCAAAAAGGCCCAGCGCGCGGCGTTCGGCCCGCGGCCCTGA
- a CDS encoding replication-associated recombination protein A — MAGDLFGNDAPVGAADATGPVPLAERLRPRSLADVVGQEHLTGAEGAIGRMVAAGQLSSIILWGPPGTGKTTIARLLAEAVGMRFAPLSAVFSGVADLKKAFAEAEKMAAAGKRTLLFVDEIHRFNRAQQDGFLPFVERGTVVLVGATTENPSFALNAALLSRAQVLVLHRLDEAALALLVERAEADVGRSLPVTADARAALIASADGDGRFLLNQVETLFAAAIADPLDAVQLAQFLHRRMPVYDKDRDGHYNLISALHKSLRGSDPQAALYWLARMLVAGEEPLYVLRRLVRFASEDIGLADPQALTQCLAAKDAYQFLGSPEGELAIVQACLYLATAPKSNAAYAAQKAAWAAARETGSLAPPANILNAPTKLMKDLGYGAGYAYDHDAPDGFSGDNYWPDTMAPATFYRPVDRGFEKRVAERIAWWDERRRAAREEQ, encoded by the coding sequence ATGGCCGGGGATCTGTTCGGCAACGATGCGCCGGTCGGGGCAGCCGATGCCACCGGGCCGGTTCCGCTCGCCGAACGGTTGCGCCCGCGCAGCCTCGCCGATGTCGTCGGACAGGAGCATCTGACCGGCGCCGAGGGCGCGATCGGGCGCATGGTTGCGGCGGGGCAATTGTCGTCGATCATCCTGTGGGGGCCGCCGGGCACGGGCAAGACGACGATCGCGCGGCTGCTGGCCGAAGCTGTGGGGATGCGCTTCGCGCCGTTGTCGGCGGTGTTTTCGGGCGTCGCCGACCTTAAAAAGGCGTTTGCCGAAGCCGAGAAGATGGCGGCTGCGGGCAAGCGCACGCTGCTTTTCGTCGACGAGATTCACCGCTTCAACCGCGCGCAGCAGGACGGCTTCCTGCCTTTTGTCGAGCGCGGGACGGTCGTGCTCGTCGGCGCGACAACCGAGAACCCAAGTTTTGCGCTGAACGCCGCATTGCTCAGCCGCGCGCAGGTGCTGGTGCTGCACCGGCTCGATGAAGCGGCGCTCGCGCTGCTTGTCGAACGCGCAGAAGCGGATGTCGGGCGGAGCCTGCCGGTGACCGCGGACGCGCGGGCGGCGCTGATCGCCAGCGCGGACGGTGACGGGCGCTTCCTGCTCAACCAGGTCGAAACCCTGTTCGCGGCAGCGATCGCCGATCCGCTCGACGCGGTCCAGCTTGCGCAATTCCTGCACCGCCGCATGCCGGTCTACGACAAGGACCGTGACGGTCATTACAATCTGATCTCGGCGCTGCACAAATCGCTGCGCGGATCGGATCCGCAAGCGGCGCTCTATTGGCTTGCGCGCATGCTCGTCGCGGGGGAGGAACCACTTTATGTCCTGCGCCGCCTCGTCCGCTTTGCGAGCGAGGATATCGGGCTCGCCGATCCGCAGGCGCTGACCCAATGCCTTGCCGCCAAGGACGCCTATCAGTTTCTCGGCTCGCCCGAGGGCGAGCTCGCGATCGTGCAGGCGTGTCTCTATCTCGCGACCGCGCCCAAATCGAACGCCGCCTATGCTGCGCAAAAGGCGGCGTGGGCCGCGGCGCGCGAAACCGGCTCGCTTGCGCCCCCCGCGAACATTCTCAATGCGCCGACCAAGCTGATGAAGGATCTAGGCTATGGCGCAGGCTATGCCTATGACCATGATGCCCCCGACGGCTTTTCGGGCGACAATTACTGGCCCGATACCATGGCGCCCGCGACCTTCTATCGGCCCGTCGATCGCGGTTTCGAAAAGCGCGTCGCCGAGCGCATCGCCTGGTGGGACGAGCGCCGCCGCGCCGCGCGGGAGGAGCAGTGA
- a CDS encoding glycosyltransferase family 4 protein: MDVSDLRIALFSGNYNMTVDGANKALNRLVGYLLRQGASVRVYSPTVAEPDFEPTGDLVSVPSMAIPNRPEYRIPLHFSARVREDIAKFAPNILHISSPDRVSRQVAAWARRRNIPVACSVHTRFETYFRYYNLSFLEPIMVAWLRRLYRRCDALIAPSESFAQVLREQRMNYDIGIWTRGVERDIFRPDRREASWRQSWGLADDMPVIAFLGRLVMEKGLDVFADTIDVLERRKVRHQVVVIGEGPAGDWFESRLPQAKFVGFQGGPNLARAIASCDMLFNPSVTETFGNVTLEAMACGLPVVAARATGSASIVKHGQTGYLVDPGSITGFADDLERYCTDAGLRAAHGAAALAESMAYEWDAINQSVADTYLRLIRQKQRQRR; the protein is encoded by the coding sequence ATGGACGTTTCGGACCTTCGCATCGCGCTGTTCAGCGGAAATTACAATATGACGGTCGATGGCGCGAACAAGGCGCTCAACCGCCTTGTAGGCTATCTGCTACGCCAGGGCGCATCGGTGCGCGTCTATTCGCCGACGGTTGCCGAACCCGATTTCGAACCGACCGGCGATCTTGTCAGCGTGCCGTCGATGGCGATCCCGAACCGCCCCGAATATCGCATTCCGCTTCATTTCTCGGCCCGCGTGCGCGAGGATATCGCGAAATTCGCGCCCAATATCCTGCATATCTCCAGCCCCGACCGCGTTTCGCGGCAAGTGGCGGCGTGGGCTCGGCGGCGCAATATCCCAGTCGCCTGTTCGGTGCACACACGCTTCGAAACCTATTTCCGATATTACAACCTGTCCTTCCTCGAACCGATTATGGTCGCGTGGCTGCGCCGGCTCTACCGGCGCTGCGACGCGCTGATCGCGCCGTCGGAAAGCTTTGCGCAGGTGCTGCGCGAACAGCGGATGAACTATGACATCGGCATCTGGACGCGCGGCGTCGAGCGCGACATTTTCCGGCCCGACAGGCGCGAGGCGAGCTGGCGCCAGTCATGGGGCCTCGCCGACGACATGCCCGTCATCGCTTTCCTCGGACGGCTGGTCATGGAAAAGGGGCTCGACGTTTTCGCCGACACGATCGACGTGCTCGAACGCCGCAAGGTCCGCCATCAGGTCGTCGTGATCGGCGAAGGCCCCGCGGGCGACTGGTTCGAATCGCGGCTCCCGCAGGCGAAATTCGTCGGCTTTCAGGGCGGTCCCAATCTCGCACGGGCAATCGCGTCGTGCGATATGCTGTTCAACCCGTCCGTCACCGAAACCTTCGGCAATGTGACGCTGGAAGCGATGGCGTGCGGCCTGCCGGTGGTCGCAGCGCGCGCGACGGGCAGCGCCAGCATCGTCAAGCATGGCCAGACGGGCTATCTCGTCGATCCGGGGTCGATCACCGGCTTTGCCGACGACCTTGAGCGCTATTGCACCGATGCCGGGCTGCGCGCGGCGCATGGTGCGGCGGCGCTGGCCGAAAGCATGGCCTATGAATGGGACGCGATCAATCAGTCGGTTGCCGACACCTATTTGCGGCTGATCCGCCAGAAGCAGCGGCAGCGGAGGTAG
- a CDS encoding hemolysin family protein: MPDEQGSSTRSEEDSRSGLWAGIRTLLFGGNSEPSLREQIEEVIDEAEEEGAERRGSSIVGDLSPIERKMLRNLLHFGEQTVDDVAVPRGEIIAISESASFEEIVAIFADAGHSRLPVYRETLDEVVGMIHVKDVFAVLAEGRTPPPLLDLLRQPLYVPQSMGVLDLLAEMRAKRTHLAIVIDEYSGTDGLVTIEDLVEEIVGEIEDEHDDEPTALFVPGADGCWDADARAELDDIGEVIDPRLAEVDEDVDTLGGLAAVLAGHVPAVGEVLHHSSGWRIEITEADEKRVHRLRLHPPVVVDLEASADRGADF; this comes from the coding sequence ATGCCCGACGAGCAGGGGTCTTCGACCCGATCGGAAGAGGACAGTAGGTCCGGCCTGTGGGCCGGAATACGGACGTTGCTGTTCGGCGGTAACAGCGAACCGTCGCTGCGCGAGCAGATCGAAGAGGTCATCGACGAGGCCGAGGAAGAGGGCGCCGAGCGCCGCGGCAGCAGCATCGTCGGCGATCTGTCGCCCATCGAACGCAAGATGCTGCGCAACCTGCTGCATTTCGGCGAACAGACGGTCGACGATGTGGCGGTGCCGCGCGGCGAGATCATCGCGATTTCGGAAAGCGCCAGCTTCGAGGAAATCGTCGCGATCTTTGCCGATGCGGGGCACAGCCGCCTGCCGGTCTATCGCGAAACGCTCGACGAGGTCGTCGGGATGATCCACGTCAAGGACGTGTTCGCGGTCCTGGCCGAAGGGCGCACGCCGCCGCCGCTGCTCGACCTGTTGCGTCAGCCGCTCTATGTGCCGCAATCGATGGGCGTGCTCGACCTGCTCGCTGAAATGCGCGCGAAGCGCACGCACCTCGCGATCGTCATCGACGAATATTCGGGCACCGACGGCCTGGTCACGATCGAAGATCTGGTCGAGGAAATCGTCGGTGAGATCGAGGATGAGCATGACGACGAGCCGACCGCGCTGTTCGTGCCCGGCGCCGACGGCTGCTGGGACGCCGATGCGCGCGCCGAACTCGACGATATTGGCGAAGTAATCGACCCGCGCCTTGCCGAAGTCGACGAAGATGTCGACACGCTCGGCGGCCTCGCTGCGGTGCTCGCGGGGCATGTCCCGGCGGTCGGCGAGGTGCTGCACCACTCGAGCGGGTGGCGCATCGAAATCACTGAGGCCGATGAAAAGCGCGTCCATCGTCTGCGCCTGCATCCGCCGGTGGTTGTCGACCTGGAAGCCTCGGCCGACCGCGGCGCCGACTTCTGA
- the ybeY gene encoding rRNA maturation RNase YbeY, translated as MLSVETHEASPWPDDLDWQVRAGEAAAAALALTPYAALADAAPLVEVAIRLTNDDEVHALNRDFRGKDKPTNVLSFPQVQPDLLETMSNSDDGEILLGDIVLARETCVREAAEKGVSVADHATHLIVHGMLHLVGYDHVDDHGAEAMEALEVKALASLGIANPYAVQD; from the coding sequence ATGCTGAGCGTCGAAACGCACGAGGCCAGCCCCTGGCCCGACGATCTCGATTGGCAGGTGCGCGCCGGTGAGGCGGCCGCGGCCGCGCTCGCGCTGACGCCTTACGCCGCGCTGGCCGATGCCGCGCCGCTTGTCGAGGTGGCGATCCGCCTGACCAACGATGATGAAGTTCACGCGCTCAACCGCGATTTCCGCGGGAAGGACAAGCCGACCAACGTCCTGTCCTTCCCGCAGGTCCAGCCCGATCTTCTCGAAACGATGAGCAACAGCGACGATGGCGAGATATTGCTCGGCGACATCGTGCTGGCGCGCGAAACCTGCGTGCGGGAGGCCGCGGAGAAGGGGGTTTCGGTCGCCGATCATGCGACTCATCTGATCGTGCACGGGATGCTGCATCTGGTCGGTTATGACCATGTCGACGATCATGGCGCCGAGGCGATGGAGGCTTTGGAAGTGAAAGCCCTTGCATCGCTGGGCATCGCCAATCCATATGCGGTGCAGGATTAA
- a CDS encoding transglycosylase domain-containing protein yields MTAFPFSDDPPPPAIEEPLFPLAETPATPAGAKKPRPRWLRWLSRGIAAFAVLFILLVGWLAITAPLSKSLEPIAPPQITLLASNGTPIARIGAVVDKPVKVADLPDHVTQAFIAIEDRRFYNHWGVDPRSVARAVWSNVTGGRTQGGSTITQQLAKFTFLTPKRTLGRKAREALIAFWLEAWLTKDEILERYLSNAYFGDNTYGLRAASLHYFYRQPEKLTPAQAAMLAGLVQAPSRLAPTKNPDLAEKRMRLVVQAMAREGYLTAAEAKAMRPPRIDVRERDDLPTGTYFADWALPQARKLSDIGYARQTITTTLDARLQAAARRAVNRAALGKSQVALVAMRPDGEVVAMIGGRDYAASPFNRATQARRQPGSTFKLFVYLAALRKGWRPDDRIANGPIETGTYRPKNASGIYSPSITLEDAFATSSNVAAVRLLQEVGDDRVIAMARDLGVTAPLAKDDPSLALGTSTMTLMELTAAYAAVAANAYPVVPHAFKSEDKGWFENMVWGASHFSAREHDGIEDMLGAVVNRGTGRAARLPIAGFGKTGTSQDNRDAYFIGYTDGLVVGVWVGNDDNSPLQGVTGGGVPARIWRDFMVQASGRGAEPKKPPPAADPAGPVQPLDVPDIGTIPVGDKTSIGVEDGNAVISTEIGGTRVDLRLPIGDRQPPSRQGPPPTPATPSAQPQPAPAPPP; encoded by the coding sequence ATGACCGCTTTCCCGTTTTCCGATGATCCTCCGCCTCCGGCGATTGAAGAACCGCTGTTTCCGCTTGCCGAAACGCCTGCGACGCCGGCGGGCGCGAAGAAGCCGCGGCCACGATGGCTGCGCTGGCTGTCGCGCGGCATTGCGGCCTTTGCGGTCCTCTTCATCCTGCTCGTCGGCTGGCTGGCGATTACGGCGCCGCTGTCGAAATCGCTCGAACCGATTGCGCCGCCGCAGATTACCCTGCTCGCATCGAACGGCACCCCGATCGCGCGCATCGGTGCGGTAGTCGACAAGCCAGTGAAGGTCGCCGACCTGCCCGATCATGTCACGCAGGCCTTCATCGCGATCGAGGACCGCCGTTTCTACAATCATTGGGGCGTCGATCCGCGCAGCGTCGCGCGGGCGGTGTGGAGCAATGTTACCGGCGGCCGCACGCAGGGCGGCAGCACGATCACGCAGCAGCTCGCCAAATTCACCTTCCTGACGCCCAAGCGTACGCTGGGCCGCAAGGCGCGCGAGGCGCTGATCGCCTTCTGGCTCGAAGCCTGGCTGACCAAGGACGAGATCCTCGAACGCTATCTGTCGAACGCCTATTTCGGCGATAACACCTATGGTTTGCGCGCCGCGTCGCTCCATTATTTCTATCGCCAGCCCGAAAAGCTGACCCCGGCGCAGGCGGCGATGCTGGCGGGGCTGGTGCAGGCGCCGTCGCGGCTCGCCCCGACCAAGAACCCCGATCTGGCTGAAAAGCGGATGCGGCTGGTCGTGCAGGCGATGGCGCGCGAGGGTTATCTGACCGCAGCCGAGGCGAAAGCGATGCGGCCGCCGCGTATCGACGTGCGCGAGCGCGACGACCTGCCCACCGGCACCTATTTCGCCGACTGGGCGCTGCCGCAGGCCCGCAAGCTAAGCGACATCGGCTATGCGCGCCAGACGATCACGACGACGCTCGACGCCCGTTTGCAGGCGGCGGCGCGGCGTGCGGTCAATCGCGCCGCGCTCGGCAAATCGCAGGTGGCGCTGGTCGCGATGCGCCCCGATGGCGAGGTCGTCGCGATGATCGGCGGGCGCGACTATGCCGCATCGCCGTTCAACCGTGCTACGCAGGCACGGCGCCAGCCCGGATCGACCTTCAAGCTGTTCGTCTATCTCGCGGCGCTGCGCAAGGGCTGGCGCCCCGACGACCGCATCGCCAACGGGCCGATCGAAACCGGCACCTATCGGCCGAAAAACGCCAGCGGCATCTATTCGCCGAGCATCACGCTGGAAGACGCCTTCGCGACCTCGAGCAACGTCGCGGCGGTGCGACTGCTGCAGGAGGTGGGCGATGACCGCGTCATCGCGATGGCGCGCGATCTGGGCGTGACCGCGCCGCTGGCCAAGGATGATCCGAGCCTGGCGCTCGGTACCTCGACGATGACGTTGATGGAACTGACCGCCGCCTATGCTGCGGTGGCGGCGAACGCCTATCCGGTCGTGCCGCACGCCTTCAAGAGCGAGGACAAGGGCTGGTTCGAAAATATGGTCTGGGGGGCCAGCCATTTTTCGGCGCGCGAGCATGACGGGATAGAGGATATGCTGGGCGCCGTCGTCAATCGCGGTACCGGGCGCGCGGCGCGGCTGCCGATCGCCGGCTTTGGCAAGACGGGGACGAGCCAGGACAATCGCGACGCCTATTTCATCGGCTATACCGATGGGCTGGTCGTCGGCGTGTGGGTGGGCAACGACGATAATTCGCCGCTGCAAGGTGTGACCGGCGGCGGCGTGCCGGCGCGAATCTGGCGCGATTTCATGGTGCAGGCCAGCGGCCGCGGCGCCGAACCGAAGAAGCCGCCGCCGGCTGCCGATCCTGCGGGACCGGTCCAGCCGCTTGACGTGCCCGACATCGGGACGATCCCGGTCGGGGACAAGACGAGCATCGGGGTCGAGGACGGCAATGCGGTCATCAGCACCGAAATCGGCGGCACACGCGTCGATCTGCGCCTCCCGATCGGTGACCGTCAGCCACCCTCGAGGCAAGGGCCGCCCCCGACACCGGCAACTCCGTCGGCGCAGCCCCAGCCGGCACCGGCCCCGCCGCCGTAA
- a CDS encoding sigma-70 family RNA polymerase sigma factor, whose amino-acid sequence MTGTAPSHADAADAAASFDPLRPLLTRVAYRMLGSVADAEDVVQDAFIRWLGADRAAVHEPAAFLRRTVTRLCLDQLKSARARRETYVGPWLPDPIVGEEPDDDVTLPLMLALERLSPLERAAFLLHDVFGVGFDEVAATIGRDAAATRQLATRARAHVRDARPRYRLERERGLEIASAFFAASRSGDMSALGSLLAADVGMWSDGGGKRPAAMQPVLGFNLVMRVHRSLAVLFGKHASMLVEVGTINGLPGFVTREADGEYQTTALEIEDGLVVGIYIVRNPDKLRHMH is encoded by the coding sequence GTGACGGGGACGGCACCTTCGCACGCGGACGCGGCGGATGCGGCGGCGAGTTTCGACCCGCTGCGTCCGCTGCTGACGCGCGTCGCCTATCGCATGCTCGGGTCGGTCGCCGATGCCGAGGATGTGGTGCAGGACGCCTTCATCCGCTGGCTCGGCGCCGATCGTGCGGCGGTGCATGAGCCTGCTGCCTTTCTGCGGCGTACCGTGACGCGGCTCTGCCTCGACCAGCTCAAATCGGCGCGGGCGCGGCGCGAAACCTATGTCGGGCCGTGGCTCCCCGATCCGATCGTCGGCGAGGAACCCGACGACGATGTTACGCTGCCGCTGATGCTTGCGCTCGAACGGCTGTCGCCGCTCGAACGTGCAGCCTTTCTGCTCCATGACGTCTTCGGCGTCGGGTTCGACGAAGTCGCGGCGACGATTGGCCGCGATGCGGCGGCGACGCGCCAGCTCGCGACCCGTGCCCGCGCCCACGTCCGCGACGCGCGCCCGCGCTATCGGCTCGAGCGCGAGCGCGGACTCGAAATCGCGAGCGCCTTCTTCGCGGCGTCGCGGAGCGGTGACATGAGCGCGCTCGGCAGCCTGCTCGCGGCCGATGTCGGCATGTGGTCCGACGGCGGCGGCAAGCGGCCCGCGGCGATGCAGCCGGTACTCGGCTTCAACCTCGTCATGCGCGTGCATCGCAGCCTGGCGGTCCTGTTCGGAAAACATGCCTCAATGCTGGTCGAGGTCGGGACGATCAACGGACTGCCCGGCTTCGTGACGCGCGAGGCCGACGGCGAATATCAGACGACCGCGCTGGAAATCGAGGACGGGCTGGTCGTCGGCATCTATATCGTGCGTAACCCCGACAAGCTGCGCCACATGCACTGA
- a CDS encoding carboxymuconolactone decarboxylase family protein: MTKVTDPFAAAPQLMKQWMAVSLAVQDSLEKSLIELVKIRASIVNGCANCINMHTAEARAGGESEQRIYLLAAWREAPCYTPRERAALAWTDALTRLSQGHTQGEAKAALEAEFTPEEQVKLTLMINIINGWNRIAVGFDLWYEQPARAA; encoded by the coding sequence ATGACCAAGGTAACCGACCCCTTCGCCGCAGCGCCGCAGTTGATGAAGCAGTGGATGGCGGTTTCGCTCGCGGTGCAGGACAGCCTCGAGAAAAGCCTGATCGAACTCGTCAAGATCCGCGCCTCGATCGTCAACGGCTGCGCCAATTGCATCAACATGCACACCGCCGAAGCGCGCGCCGGCGGCGAGAGCGAGCAGCGCATCTATCTGCTGGCGGCATGGCGCGAGGCGCCCTGCTATACGCCTCGCGAACGCGCGGCGCTCGCCTGGACCGACGCCTTGACGCGCCTGTCGCAGGGGCACACACAGGGCGAAGCCAAGGCGGCGCTCGAGGCCGAATTCACACCGGAGGAACAGGTGAAGCTGACGCTGATGATCAACATCATCAACGGATGGAACCGCATCGCGGTCGGTTTCGACCTTTGGTACGAACAGCCGGCCCGCGCCGCGTGA
- a CDS encoding DoxX family protein, whose amino-acid sequence MKFLDGYREQAYALLRIVAGLLFLAHGVQKFFNFPTDFPMPLNPMLYAAGTIELVAGALIIIGLFTRPAAFIASGMSAVGYWVAHAPNGLYPIVNGGETIILYTFIFLFIATRGAGIWSIDASRSKG is encoded by the coding sequence ATGAAGTTTCTCGATGGATATCGTGAACAGGCCTATGCGCTGCTGCGCATTGTCGCCGGCTTGCTGTTCCTCGCGCACGGAGTGCAGAAATTCTTCAATTTCCCGACCGATTTTCCGATGCCGCTCAACCCGATGCTCTATGCCGCCGGAACGATCGAACTCGTCGCGGGCGCACTGATCATCATCGGCCTGTTCACGCGGCCCGCGGCCTTCATCGCCAGTGGAATGTCGGCGGTCGGTTATTGGGTCGCCCACGCGCCGAACGGGCTCTATCCGATCGTCAACGGCGGCGAGACGATCATCCTCTACACCTTCATCTTCCTGTTCATCGCGACGCGCGGCGCCGGGATATGGAGCATCGACGCCAGCCGCTCCAAAGGCTGA